The proteins below are encoded in one region of Hordeum vulgare subsp. vulgare chromosome 3H, MorexV3_pseudomolecules_assembly, whole genome shotgun sequence:
- the LOC123441370 gene encoding uncharacterized protein LOC123441370, giving the protein MAPGHWFALALWLPLMLAAAAAEERRPCSPNKCGNLTISHPFWLPDQATGRSCGSPDFEVTCNKGTPHIRGAAISLGFAILNISYEERSLHVVDLGKLYLLQHAPNSCLVPIWNTSAKLSAPFTISPGSLDLVLYSCPEAAGAAALALGDGELVRTGMRCRNESEVFVRAGGRYNGTGRYGRYEGCDSAVTPVLGANGEANASDYERLIDDGFFLTWELPPPQIVWKPFCSKKKTCGYGKYEGCDSAVTSVVGAYGEANESDYKRLIGNGFILTWELPPPPSLAV; this is encoded by the exons ATGGCCCCGGGCCACTGGTTCGCCCTGGCCCTATGGCTACCACTGATGCTGGCGGCCGCCGCGGCCGAGGAACGACGGCCCTGCTCGCCAAACAAGTGCGGCAACCTCACCATCTCTCACCCCTTCTGGCTCCCCGACCAGGCGACGGGGAGATCATGCGGTTCCCCGGACTTCGAGGTCACTTGCAACAAGGGTACTCCGCACATACGAGGAGCGGCCATCAGCTTGGGCTTTGCTATCCTTAACATCTCCTACGAGGAGCGCAGCCTGCACGTCGTCGATCTGGGCAAGCTGTACCTGCTGCAGCACGCCCCCAACAGCTGCCTTGTGCCCATCTGGAACACCTCCGCCAAGCTGAGCGCCCCCTTCACGATCAGTCCCGGCAGCCTCGACCTCGTCCTGTACAGTTGCCCGGAGGCGGCCGGAGCGGCAGCTCTGGCGCTCGGGGACGGGGAGCTGGTGCGGACCGGGATGAGGTGCCGGAACGAGAGCGAGGTGTTCGTCCGCGCCGGAGGGCGTTACAACGGGACGGGCCGCTACGGAAGGTACGAGGGGTGCGACTCTGCCGTCACGCCGGTGCTGGGCGCGAACGGCGAGGCGAACGCGAGTGACTACGAACGGCTCATCGACGATGGGTTCTTCTTGACATGGGAGCTCCCGCCTCCAC AAATCGTATGGAAACCCTTTTGTTCTAAAAAAAAAACTTGTGGCTACGGAAAGTACGAGGGGTGTGACTCTGCCGTCACGTCGGTGGTGGGCGCGTACGGCGAGGCGAACGAGAGTGACTACAAACGGCTCATCGGCAATGGGTTCATCCTGACATGGGAGCTCCCGCCTCCAC CTAGCCTAGCCGTCTAG